The window taaatatagcgagtgtggaaaagtggtggtaggagttgtgaaattgtccctaagcaattgactacgttactagaccggtaatcactattacaattttatttgagggaacggcataagctaacatactttctctacttggaccatatgcacttatgattggaactctagcaagcatcctcaactactaaagattcattaaggtaaaacccaaccatagcattaaagtatcaagtcccctttatcccatacgcaacaatccccttacttgggtttgtgtttcagtcactcacgcaacccactataagtgaatcatgaacgcattgcaacaccctacaacgggaatccctcatgcttgcgcaacacggagggcaccatagaacaacaccaataataaaacatgtaactcaaaaccaatcatagcaattcatcaatcaccgataggacaacgaaaatatacttagacatcataggatggcaacacatcattggataataatatgaagcataaagcaccatgttcaagtagagggtacagcgggttgcgggagagtggaccgctgaatatagatgggggacggtgatggagatgttggtgaagatggcagaggtgttggtgaagatcgcggtgatgatgatggccctcggcggcgttccggcgccaccggaagcaagggggagagagccccccttcttcttattcttccttgacctcctccctagatgggagaagggtttcccctctggtccttggctcccatggcgtgggaggggtgagagcccctccgagattggatctatctctccgtttctgtgttcccagattctgccccttcaccatttcttttatatccggagatccgtaactccgattggggtgatctttcacccagatctttctcataaaattagctttcttgcggcaaaagaagagcgtcaaccaccttacggggggcccaggagagtccagggcgcgcctgcctccctggggcgcgccccctatctcctgcccccctcgggcaccgtctcgcgttgattttacttcccaaaaatcataaatattccaaaataattctccctccgtttttatcccatttggactccatttgatatggggtttctgcgaaacataaaacatgcaacagacaggaactggcactgggcactggatcaatatgttagtcccaaaaaatagtataaaaagttgccaaaagtatatgaaagttgtagaatattggcatggaacaatcaaaaattatagatacgatggagacgtatcaccccctgtctcgtgggctccctgaggctccaccgacctcaactccaactcgatATATTccttttcacggagaaaaaaatcagagagaaagtttcatcgcgttttacgatacggagccgccaccaagccctaatctctctcgggagggctgatctggagtccgttcgtggctccggagagggggattcatcgccatcgtcatcatcaaccatcctccattcaccaatttcatgatgctcaccgccgtgcgtgagtaattccatcataggcttgttggacggtgatgggttggatgagatttaccatgtaatcaagttagttttgttagggtttgatccctagtatccactatgttctgagattgatgttgctatgactttgctatgcttaatgcttgtcactagggcccgagtgccatgatttcagatctgaacctattatgttttcatgaatatatgtgtgttcttgatcctatcttgcaagtctatagtcacctattatgtgttatgatccgacaaccccgaagtgacaataatcgggatacttctcggtgatgaccgtagtttgaggagttcatgtattcactatgtgctaatgctttgttccggttctctattaaaaggaggccttaatatcccttagtttccactaggaccccactaccacgggagggtaggacaaaagatgtcatgcaagttcttttccataagcacgtatgactatatagggaatacatgcctacattacattgatgaactggagctagttctgtgtcaccctatgttatagctattacatgaggaatcgcatccgacataattatccatcactgatccaatgcctacgagcttttcacatcttatgcttcgcttatttacttttccgttgctgctgttacaattcctacaaaactattttctttacttttgccactgttacctttattatcatactacttttgctactaaatactttgatgcagatagtaagttatccaggtgtggttgaattgacaactcaactgctaatactcaataatattctttggctccccttgtgtcgaatcaataaatttgggttgaatactttaccctcgaaagctgttgcgatcccctacacttgtgggttatcatccaacaagagtgcaacaagttttgtgccactcttgagagcgtcaaggcccgccccgtgagcggcattggcatgcaagacatggtatcctagcaagccgccctcttttgtgtcatcaagttTATGCTTGCGTGTTCGTTTGCATACCATTTTGCCAATATGCTTGCATGAAATacatttgtaggcatttcaagctttggacGCATTCAAGGTCCAACACGATGGCAAGTGCTTCAACAACTCCCATTGCTTTAGGGTCATCAAagacgaggagaagttcaaggcgcaatatgcgGCCCTCAAGTCGCGTGAGGGGAAGCAAGCCGTGGAGGAGGTTGGGGACGGCGAGAAGACTCGACAGCAGGGGAAGACCAACTCCAGGAAGGAGGACAAGCGGGGTGTGGCCTCGATTGCCTTGATCGCAACCGTGAAGGGCATGATGAACAAGAATGACTCAAGGGAGGAGAAGCGCCGACAAGAAAGGGAAGAGcaaatgaacgccttcatggagatccaaaggaggaggcttgagatggaCGCGGAGAAGCAAGTCGGGATGCTTGAGATCGAGGCCGCAACGCCAAGACCAAGGTGAAAGAAGTGGCTCTCGTGAGCATGATGActggggtggagatcatgaaggtggatctcaacaccgtgtcgccaagTAAGAGgtcgtggttcgagaagatgcaggtcgacatgctcaagttcgacgacgagtgatctatggcaGCGAGCGCCATCCTTCTTTTTATGCCGGTAGGTGTGTTGGCATGACCACGGGGCTGCGATGACGTAgtcgaactcaagtcccacccccttttttgtgtgctggcatgtgtgccggccgttggcgagtgcgccagcatgaactgtggTGATATTTTTTGAAGCCGACATTGTATGCCGGCGCTGGCATGGTGCTGAcatgagacatggccgctggcatgatctatggccgcaggccttttttaaaaaaattgggtgCGGATATGAAATGGGTTAGCACGTTGaacgcactgccgacccaaatctaaaacagggcggacgccgggcgggcggctgacccaaacggacaaaagaaGACAAATTTGCCGTCTGTTTGGATAGGCCGTCGGAGTTGCTCTTATAGATTATAGATGTGAATGCAACTGATCCTAAAAAAAGGAAATGTGAATGCAACGGACTTTCCTACTTGGTGGCTTGGTTGGGCCTCGATCGAGTGAGGTCAGGTCAGGTGAGTTTTTTTTTGAGATGTAGGTCAGGGGCaattcctatttggcgctgcaagCGTCCGTTACAGTGCAatttgcaaacgggcgcctgcagccgCGTTAGATGGGCTCGGCCCATTttgatttgtttttcttcttttgttCCAGTTCCAATCGGAGCATATAGATCCCTAAATGGATTTCTTTGTATAGCCACTTCAGTCGTGCTCCTCGTTTCTCGAATGGAAAAAAAGTATCTTCTTTCTGGGAACATGCTAAACCAGAAATTCTTATGTTCGTGATTCTTCATCCACCGATGCAGAAAATCTTCCAGTTTTCCATTCTCATATGAGGCAGGAAAGTTTATGGGCAACAGGTCGGCACGAAGTGATTCATCATGTTCAAACATGAACCTTTCGCTCGTTGGGGACGGTTTATAAATCATCAAATTCCCACAAATGGAATGAGAAGTGGGTCCATGTAAATGATCGAGACCTCGCAAACAACAACGTTCCTTCCCCATATGGAGTTCGGGACCCAAGGGCAATCGTTGAGTGAACTGTATCTTATTCGTATTAGTTGACCTAAGCCGCACCATTATTGCAGGGGTGGGGCTCGGCCTCCGAACCGTACGTGGGACGAGTTTCTGCCTCATACAGCTCGGGCCGAAGACCGGGGAAGTTGAGGAGAGATGGGGAGACCCAACTACTGCCGGTCGGGACAGACAGGAAAGGGGGCGGGGATAAGCTTGTGAAGAAGCAAGCTTATTGCCCCACCCCCCAAAAACAAACCGACCCAGCAAGAAAACGTATGCGCTTTAGCAACAAAGCGCTCATCCCTTGCTTGCTGCTTCGCGTTCTTTCTATTCCATCCCAGTCCATTCCGGGATAGGCGGCTAATAGAATCTAATATGTGCAGTAGTCGTCGTCTGACCAATCGGCTCGGACACCAGACCACTTGTGCCCGCCCATTCTGTCTCGCCCTAAATGGAATGGCTCTCTTAGTTACGCTGTGCCCCGACCCGAGTCCCCACGTCCGCTTTTATCCGCCCGCAACCCGGCCAACACAACATTAGGGCCGTCCCCCCCTCCCCCCATTCTATGCTGACCCGGGCCGGGGCTCGCTTTTTGGGAAGCCCGTTCCCACCGCGCTCACGGCCCGGCTGGCCTGCCAGCGGTAGTGGGAATTCTCCCGTTCCCTGGTCAAAAAAGGGTTGGTTGGATGCGGGATCTACTCCACGAGGAGCGGTACGGACGTAGATGATATCATCACGACCTCTCTTTGCGTACCGCTAGGGATGCTTAACGCCACTTCGCCAACTGGCATTACCTGCGCTTTCGTGTCTCTCAGTGTGGTCAGCACTGGGTGTTTCCGAGCAGCGAGGCTTACACCCATTCGCATTAATTCATCCAAAGTTCCTTACCCTTATGCACGAATTTTGGAATAAGCCATCTTCCTATCAAGGTTAAGGAGTCAACTGAGCATCTCAGCGGCGGGATTGAATACCCGGATCGAATCAGAGTTCACGCCGCCCGCCCTGAACAAATAGAATAGGAGGCGTGGGCCATAGGTCGCACATAAGCCATCGGGTCGCACGACAGAAGAACACCCAACATAAAGATGCACACTCCTCCATGTGAAATAGAAAGATTCATCTTCACTTTTTTGTAGTAGTCGTGACCAACAGCCATCAGCAGTCGGCTCGTTGGTAAGGCGAGAGCTTCAAGCCCACTTTCTGGTGGCACACCCCCCAAACAAGCACCACTCGACGAGGGGGGGCGGGGAAAGCTACAGGCCCAAAACCTTCGACCCTTCTTTCTATATGGGGGTGCCCGGGGCACCTCATCTTGTCATTTTGTTGCTCATTCCCCTTAGGCCGAAGTGTTTGGCCTTTACTTCGGAGCGCCCGCTCACGCTTCGCTGACCTATCGCGTGGTAAAGAGAAGAGAGTACGAAAGACTTGTAAACAGAGCAGACCGCAGAAAGATTCTAAATATGACAAGTCCCCCATGGATTCGATAATAAGGAAATGAAGAACGGGAACGAAACGAAATAAAGCATTTCTAGCGGATGAGCTTCTCTCCATTTTGTCTGGTAATAGAATAGGGCGGCTTGCTTTGACCAACACTCCACTTTTTGCTCTGTCCATGGAGCGTATGAATTTCCTTAAATGTAGATAGACCAAAAAAGGGAATAAAGGGATAGGAATAGGAATTATAGTACCATTGGAAGAAGAGGCACCAGTGGGAACATCTCTACTGACGAACCATTTCAATAGTACGGGTGCTGCCGTGCCACGGGGCACGACCATGGAAGTAATGAAAAAGAAGAAGTTCTGTAGTTGGACCATCTGCTCTATCCGTTCGATTTGAGCTTCTCCAGAGAAGATGAGACGCTAAAAATGTAACCAAGGAAGATCTAGGTTCAGCAAACTAGTAAAACAAGGATTTACTAGTAACAACACCTGTGGAGGTTTAAAAATAAGGCAAAAACCTCCGACCTGACATTCATGAGTTTCGAATGAAGAATGAAGAGTGCCCTACCCCTCTTTTTTTCCCCTAAATCTTGGATTTGGAAGTTGGTAAAGACCCACCCCTTGTTTAAGTCAGAATGAGTCCCCGAGACATTGGCTTCTGCCAACAGTGAACTATTAAGGATCGCATCCCGCGCATATTCTACATTATAGCCTGCAACTAATTCAGCTTCCGCTTCTGGGAGATCAGACGGAGCTCGATTAGTTTCTACTAGACGAGGAATAAGGAACATAACCAATACGGGGAACAAGGGAATACTGGACCATATCTGCTTTTGCGCCATGACAATCTCACTCGAATTACAGGGACCTACACATATTAGTATAGTATACCGGGGTCCCCGGCCAGAACCACACGTGCAAGTTTCCCTGCATGTGGCTCGTCCGTGCTTTTATCCGAGGCGCTGCCTGCGACTCTTCATGGGAGAAGAGGGCTGAACTGCAAACTTTCGTGTTCAGAGCATTGCATTGTCTAAGGGAGTAGGGTGAGTAAGTTGCGCCTACCAAGCTAAGCTTTCGTCGAAAAGGCGTCACTGCTTCCTTTTCGGCGCCCGCCCTTTATTTAGATGTTGGGGCAAGGCAAGCCCAAGGAAAGTCTAGGTTGGCGCTCCATCTCGGTCGGCATCCTGCTCTCGAGAGGGTGTGGTCCTTGAGCGAACTAGTCATGTGCTGTGTTACCCCAACGCAGGGGCATTTGGTGAGGAGCTACGGTCCGGTGGTTGACAAGCCACTGATCGGAGGCGACTGGACTGGAGTGCTTTCATCAAATGATGCATGTGGGCTGAGCCATTCCCATCCCAAGTGGTGGCCCGATTCGTCCTGGCCTGGTCGGAAAGAGATTCTAAATCTCAAATATGCGCACCGAGAATAGATATCTATGTTAGCTAGCAGGGGCGGGCTTTCCCCTGGTAGTCACGCTGCGTCCTCTGACAGTCCGTCTCGTCTCATCTTTCTTTGGCTATACTTGTAGCCAGCCATATTAGCTCCACATTCCACCCTTTTTGATTTCTGACGAAAAAGGCAGTCATCAGTCGCCCCCTTTcctatttagctttgcttgctgcctATTATGAGAATAGGTCCCGGTTCAAGCGGCCCGCCTTTCATCATCATCTATACCAGCTGCCACGCACGATCCCATAGGAACGATTTCATCGCCCTAAGAAGCAGAACGCGCCATCACCTACAGCCCTTTCCTCTGCCGGGGACTTTCACGAAATGAAAACGGGCGGCAACATCGTATGCTCGACATTAGTTGCCCTGGTGTATATCCCGGAGTACTCCTATGTCCGATCTGTCACCCATACATGAAGGCCTTGGCCCCGTCCCGTGTGGAGAATGCCCCCCTTACGGAACGGCTTAGTCTGTTATTTTATTTTGTCAGAGTGGATTCGGACCGCCACTTCTCTGAAAGCATGGTTCttgcctccctctctcctccctcctttgAGCTCGTCCATTCGTTGGGTGATCCCTTGCTCTCACGTTCGAGTGTTTGCTCGTCGTTTAGGCCGGTGAGTGACATTTTTGCTCATTGCAGTCGCCTCCGGGGTTCTTCGCACCTGGGTAGTACCAGGACCCTTGTGCCCCGGACTGCACTGCCCGCCCTATGACCCAAAACTCAAAATGAGCCTTGCGACAAGACGCGGACATTCCTCATGCTGCGGTTCCCTCCGGTCCGTTCCCGGGTTGGGTTAGGGGAAGATCCGAGCGATTGCCTTCGCGGATCTAAACGTGCTCACAAGGCGCACAATAAGAATAAGACCAATAGAGACTTCATAAGGGACCATTTGAGCTGCAGATCATAATGCTCCTAGAAAGGCATATTTCGAATATAGAGGACGTTCCCAACAATCCACAAGAATATCATACCCAACTATGAACCGTACGAGCACATCCTCTGTCACCCCCACCGCGCTTACGGCTCTATACCCCAACCCAACTTGCTCTGGCCCTGGGTCCTCCCGCATCTCTTCCTCGGTAAGCGGACCCTGGAAGCTGGGGAGTATCCGCTTGGGACTGATAGAAAACAGCATATCTTTTCCCTCCTGACCCCTATAAAAATCTAGTGGAAGTCCGATCGCGTCGGAGACATCTTTATCTGATTTTGAGGCTTCGTCGTCCGGCTCCTCCAAAATTATGTTAGGATCGGCTGGCTCATCCTCATCATCCGAAAAGAAAACAGAGACAAAACAGATTTGTTTCAATGACATATCTAATCAGACTGAAATTGATGTCGAAGACACGATCATTCACATCAATTGAAGCAGGCAGGAAGGGCGCGGAAGCTACCGTTTAACGAATGCAATGCAAGCAAGGTAGCTTGCTTACTCTCCATCTAGCGTGCGTTGGCGGCAAGGAAGGAGGCATTGGAAAGGCTAGACCATACACATTAATTAGTACAAGAAAGAGGCATTCGGGAAGCGACTAGTCGCTTCTGGCGAAGCTTAACAAAGGCCAACTACTACATAGAGTACTACCAGTCATGAGTGATAGTGAAGCCGTCGGAGGCAGAAGCTGTCGCTTGACGGACGAAGCCGAGCCGATATGATAGGCGGGCGAAGTGAGCGAGACCAAGACGGGCCAGACGTGGAGTGGCGAAGGGGGCCTACTATACGTATACGTGATTAGTAAGCGGTTCAAGACATCGAACGAAAAATCAAGTGAACTAATGAACAGTGTGATTGATCAGACAAGTACCAAGGAGCAAGAAAACGTATGCGCTTTAGCAAGGGATGAGCGCGAAATCCGTTGCTTGTTCTTTCGGTAGCCTTCTTTCATTTCCGAATTTGCTTGCGAGCAGTCCTTGCATTAGTATGAGTTCGTTGACTGCGTAAGGGCGATCCATCTTGATGACGAATTCCACGATAACGAGAAATAGAAATTAATCGTTCGATGTCTGCTCGTTCTCCCCTCTTCAATTCCCAATGAACAACATGATCTTGAGCTATCATTTGTTCAATTTGGTCGATCTGATACTTAGTTAACTCATTCATCTTGATGTTCCCACTGATACCTAATCGATAACAAAGCTGAATGGCTTTTTTCGGTCCAATTCCATCCATTTTTGTTGAGGCAATTCTTACTTGTTCATCGGGAAGTGATCTGGCTCCTGAGATATATGACATTCTTTATCCTTATCTTTTCCTGGTCTTCTCGGCTGGAATCTacaatctacacctctccaaacacAAACGCAATATCTTGAGTACCCGGAACCATGTTTAGTGCTGCAAAAGCGCAGCTGTAGCCCCCTAGAATCTTCGGCTCCTCATTTTTATTCAATTATGAAATGACTCATTTTGATGGAGATTTGTAGCATCATTCAAGTAAATACAAATTGAGATCGTAGAAACATGAGCTTGTGATATAGCTACACCTAATTCCAGACCGGTTAATGCTAGAACTATAAATAAGGGACCAAGATCTCCTATGAAATAGAAAATATTATTCAGAAATAGCATAGTCCAAGCAAACCCACTTAAAATCTTTACTAAACTATGACCGGCCATCATATTAGCAAATAAACGTATTCCTAAGCTTAATGCACGAAAACAATAAGAGATTAGCTCAAGGAGTACTAAGAAAGGTGCTAACGGCAGTGGGACTCCCGCAGGTAATAAGAAGCTAAAAAAATGAAGCCCATGTCTTTGAAATCCAACGATCGTAATGCctataaaaatggaaaatgaaagagCCAAAGTAATGAGAAAATGACTTGTCACTGTGAATCTAAAGGGTATCATACCCTGGGGATTACGAAATAACGAAAAAGTAAAAGTGACCGAGATGCGAGGGAAAAACTTTTGTTTCACATTTCCGGAAAGACCACCTATTTGTTCGTTTACCAGGTTCAGCACGAAATCATAAATAAGCTCGACCAAGGATTGCCATGCATTTGGCACTGACTTTCCACCTCCCTTTTTCGtaacaacaaaaaaaagaaaaacgaccAAAACGACAGTGAGCAGCATATACAAGACTTCATTTGTAAATGATAAATAAAAGTTGCCCACATGAAGATCAATTATTGGGATAATGGCAAATTGATCCAATGGGGTTTCCGGGTAGGCACCAGGCAGATTCTGGATAAAATTATCCATACCACCACCCGCCCGAATATCCTCTAATATGCCCTGCCAAGTTTCGCCATTTCGGTGGCGGGCTCCCAATACTGTTCTAGCTAAATTGACTGCTCCCTGTTCGGACTCATTTTGGCCCAAATACTCTTCTATTTGTAAAACTATTGTGACGCCGGCAATTCGCTCAGGCGTTGGCGTTATATCCAAGTTTGGCGTTATAGCAAAGTTCTGAGAGATGTTGGTTGGGAAAAAATCATGTAGATCGGGAAGACGGGAACACTTACTATGAATTGGTTGATTCGTTGTAATAGCAGCAAATAGCATATTTCTATCCTTCATATCCGTAGAAAGAAATCTCATCTCCAGGTAACTCCATCTTTTTCAGCTCTGCTCGCTCACTTTTGAAAGGAGACTGATCTTGACGTCGGCGTTGGTTTTTCCAACGAAAAACAAGAACATTCTTTCACGAACTTCCATGACAAAATGCTAGTTGCCTTGTAACGCATACACTGGAGCGTTTGTCCCATCGACGAAGGCCACTATACGCGTTTTCTGAAGAGCAACATTCTCTTATAACCAAACATCGCAAAGACAGAAAGGAGTATCCTGAACGCCAATGGCTAGCAGACTTCGCGGAACACTCACGATATTCAGCTAAAGCTGGATGCATATTATATCTTGCCTTGGTAGAGCGAAACTTTGAACCCAACACAAGCAACTCTCCCGGTTTAGCGATATTGATGGGTTCCAGCCTCATTCCACTAGCCCTAAAAGCATTCTAAATATATAAAAGAGGGGGAATGGATTCTACAAGAAAAGGCGGGCAAAGGTAGTTCAGGGGTCAATTCTTGGAGCATAGCTCATTTCTAAGTCCCCAACCCATCTCGTGCTCGTGCTGTACGCGATCGAATCTTGCGGCCGGATAGAGCAATGGAATCACCGAGTCGTATGAAAAGAGGGCTCTTCTTTTTAATCTTAACACAAAGGCTAGCTCCCCTGGGGGTTGTCATATTACAATCATTTGTATTACTTTCCTACCAATCCTGAACTAGCTATGACCCTTATAGCGAGCCTCGCTTTACCGTTTCAGATAGAAACATATGGCGCTCCTAAAGTCGATTGGATACTTTCTTTTTTATTGAATTAAGCTAAGCCGTGGACTTTATCACGTGAAGAACTCCTTCTTATGAGCTCATGGACTTGATCAATGCTAGTTCAAGTTCACGTCATATTAGGAAATTAGTTCATTAATTCGTTTATTTGCCAACGAAGAAGCCTTGCGCTACTCGGAAAGTACTGACTAGAGGGGGGGCGTGTGGATCCATAGTCCTAGCCATTCTCACAACGGGATAATAAAGCGAACAAAGACCATGAGAAGAGATTACAACATCCAGAACGAAGCCTGTCAAGCCAACCTTCCCTCACTGCGAAAATGCAACATCCGGCGTACTCATTGGCTTTGACCTCAGATTCATTACTTGCTAGAGAAGTAGTTTACATAACTGTCACAGCTCCAATGCGATAATCTTGTTAATCAGCAAAGTCGCTAGCCTAAATAAGGAGTTTACAATCGCTTGACTATAAAGTAAAGAGCGGCTAATGGGAGATTGCTTGAGTAGGCTCAGTAAGGGATTACCCGCGGGCAGGGTGAAAGAGCTTTCATTAATAGTATGAACTGGTGGATCAGCAAGATAGCTAGAGCTCCTTAAAGGAAAGCAAAATCCAATTCTATATTATATCAAACTATAAAGCAAAGATGAGGAAGCTGCGCCTTTACTCGCTCGAATTAGAGGAAAAAGGGGATATGCAGCAGTAACAGCTTTTCTTTCAATAGTAAGCAGGAAATGCGAATAAGAGAAGGGTAGAAGAAGCGATCCGCGCATTTCCTTATTTCACAACGGATTTGACTCGTTAGAGAAATCATTTCTTAGGTATGATACATTCTTTGAAGAAAGAGTAGGTTCTGCTATTTAAGACTTAGAGGAAGTGATTTCCGGGAACTAGTAGACCAAGCCAATCAACAAGGAAAGCCTGTCAAGCAAGGAAGCCACCAAGCAAACCTTTAATAAGCATCTCTAGCGCAGTCACTTCTCTATAGAAAGAAAAAACCTGCAGTCAAGACTAGTCACATTAGTGAAACAAGTGATTCGCTGACATTCAATTCAAATAGAAAGAGTAGTCACAGCTGCGACAAGTTGCTCTAAGAGGAAGGAGTTGACTTACTTTCAATTCCTAATACAGCAAGAGCGGATTTTTTTCATGTAGCATTTCTACCCCTATAGGATTTCCCATCTTAACCGAGAATGGGTGCCCACCTTGTACGTACCGAGAATGGGTGCAACCCACCCCATCTAAAGTAGCCTGAAATTCGTTCCTCTACAATCCAGAGCAGTCCGAACATGTACCGCGATCTGGACGGACAAAGAATGCCGTACACTTGAGTGACCCCCTTTTCTGTGACACCACCAAATTCAAAAGAAGAGGTGAGATCACC is drawn from Triticum dicoccoides isolate Atlit2015 ecotype Zavitan chromosome 6B, WEW_v2.0, whole genome shotgun sequence and contains these coding sequences:
- the LOC119320327 gene encoding ATP synthase subunit a-like → MRFLSTDMKDRNMLFAAITTNQPIHSKCSRLPDLHDFFPTNISQNFAITPNLDITPTPERIAGVTIVLQIEEYLGQNESEQGAVNLARTVLGARHRNGETWQGILEDIRAGGGMDNFIQNLPGAYPETPLDQFAIIPIIDLHVGNFYLSFTNEVLYMLLTVVLVVFLFFVVTKKGGGKSVPNAWQSLVELIYDFVLNLVNEQIGGLSGNVKQKFFPRISVTFTFSLFRNPQGMIPFRFTVTSHFLITLALSFSIFIGITIVGFQRHGLHFFSFLLPAGVPLPLAPFLVLLELISYCFRALSLGIRLFANMMAGHSLVKILSGFAWTMLFLNNIFYFIGDLGPLFIVLALTGLELGVAISQAHVSTISICIYLNDATNLHQNESFHN